TAATTCAGTATTATTTATAGGAAGTATGGTGCAATACCCCTCGATATACCAATCGAACAACTGTTTCCATGTTTCATGGGGCTTGGCACATAAATCCAGATATGGTTTGGCTATGTCAGCCATATACCAATGATGTACGGGTTCATCAAAATCAATAATATAAACTTTATTCCCATCATAAAGGACATTTCCTGGTCTGTGATCGCCGTGGGTCAGGCCAAAATTTGATGGTGTAGGTGTAAGCTGATTAAAGAATGAAGCAATTTTTTGATGAAGGTCTTTTATTTCATTACTTTCACCATGTAAATAGTCCTCTGTTTCCTTCCATAAATCACGCCAGGTTCTAAAATGATGCTCTTTAGGTTGGTAGGATTGTGATGCACGATGAAGCGTTGCAAGGCTCTTGCCCCACTTGAAATATTTTTCTTTGCTTGTGTCGTCAAAATCGATAACATTGCCTGGTACTTCAATACAAACATGGGCTAAAAATTCCAATTCCACTTGCTTGATTGTTTCAATAAATGCATTGTTTTTAGAGTTAATCGCTTGGCAAACAGGGGCATCGTTGAAAAATAGGTGGTTTTGAAAATCAATTGCGGCTGCTAGTTCGTTATAGGGTCTTATCTGCTCATGAGTGATACGTAAATAAT
This region of Legionella taurinensis genomic DNA includes:
- a CDS encoding phosphotransferase enzyme family protein — translated: MNWETTLKKITDESAYNAAMMWVDKPTNLKLINNQINCVYRFEFEDQGYYLRITHEQIRPYNELAAAIDFQNHLFFNDAPVCQAINSKNNAFIETIKQVELEFLAHVCIEVPGNVIDFDDTSKEKYFKWGKSLATLHRASQSYQPKEHHFRTWRDLWKETEDYLHGESNEIKDLHQKIASFFNQLTPTPSNFGLTHGDHRPGNVLYDGNKVYIIDFDEPVHHWYMADIAKPYLDLCAKPHETWKQLFDWYIEGYCTILPINNTELKQINWFTQMKSLDIYLWCKNNWYEPTAPDGKPRDQWLSELKQMTLCSLFNF